The window TAAGCGATAAAGTGTGTCTATGTAGTCCTTTAGCTCTTGTGCACTAGTAGTCTGAGCTGTTTCAAGAACTTCCATTGCAGGAAAATCACCGTAGTCCTCAGATTTAATCACAGGAACTATCTCGAAACTTTCCTTTAATTCACTTAAAGCTAAATAATGTAAGGGTTCATGTGCAGGCACAGCCATTACTAGTCCTGTGCCTTGTTTAGATTCTACATATTTACTGGGTAGTACTGCCAGTTTCTTCAGCGTTACAGGATTTGTAACATTTAAGCCTATTAATTCTTCGCCTTTTTTCCTTTCTTCTTCAGTTAAATTCATCTGAAAGCTTAACTTCTTAAACGCCTCAGTAGATATCACAAGCCTTTTACCGCTTTTATTATCTATGACAACAGAGTAGTCGCTCTCTGGATTAATCAGTATTGCTACTGCACCAAAGATTGTCTCTGGTCTAGATGTTGCTGTGAGAAATAGTAATTTTTCACCTTGAAAGTATATTACATCTAAATCTATTATCTCAGGTTCTATGTCACCTCTAGTATCATGCATCCCCACAGGAAACTCATCCACAGGACAGTAAGCAACAGGTGCCTTTTCCTTTTTTATGTATCCTATCTCCTGAAGTCGTTTATATTGCCACTGTACAAATCGCTCAAAGGCTGGGTCTATAGTTGTAAACTCTCTTCTTCGATCTATACTTAAGCCCAGTGTTAATGCAGTATTTCGCATGTCTTCTTTAAAGTAAGCAGAAAGATATGAGGGGTCAGAGAACTTAGATATAACACCAATAGGTATTTGATAGACATTAGTAAACGTCGAAATTATTTCCTCATCTCCTCTCTTTACTGCGTCAGCTATGGACAAAATTGGAGTTCCTGTGAATTGAAAGGCGAATGGAAAGAGTACGTTATATCCTTTCATACGTAAATATCTGGCATAGATGTCAGCTGTGATGTATGTGCGACCATGACCTATATGTAAGGGACTATTAGTATATGGAAACGCTACTGTGATAAACTTTTTCTCCTTCGTCCTATCAACATCTGCCTCATAAACTCTCTCGGAATCCCAAACCTTTTGCCATTTTGATGCTATTTCGTTTAGGAAATCCACATATCTTAATAATTAAAAAGAATATATTAAGGTATAACTTCCGTGGAGTCCATAACCGGATCGTACTTTAGATCGCTTAGACTTATTATGTTATCTCTTATTAGCTCTTTGATCTCTTCTATTCCAGATAAAGTTAACCTCAGATACTCCTTAGTAACCTCATCAACTACCTTGAATCCCTCCTCACCCCAATACTTTTCCTTTACAGCATAAAGGCATCTCCCACCACAATAACTCTTGAACTCACATGATTTACACTCCTCAGGCAATGGCTCATCTAAAAGCCTAAATGATTCCAGAGTTCCTAATTCAGCCCATTTTTCCCTAACTGCAATTGGACAGGAGAGTATTCTTCCATCTGTGGACACTGAAATGCTCTCATAACCGGCTCCACAGGCAACTCCTCTATATTTCTTGAAGAAATGTGAGCTGATTACTCCGAGGAATGGAATGAGCTGGACAATTCTTCCTTTCCTTAGCTCGCTCATGAAGTATTCGTAAAGTCTCCTTAATCCAGGCAAGTAGGACTTATACGCCCACGTTTCAAAATCCCATCTCTCACTCCATATCACATTTAATTGCCAGTGAACCTTATCGAAAATTCCTAGGGAAAGAAGATGCATAACCTCCTCATAGATATCACTATCCTCAGTAACAGCCATCCTCGCAATAGTTTCCACTCCGAACTCCTTAACGTATTTAGCATTCCTAGTTACAACCTTATAAACTCCTCTCCCCCTATGCTTATCCGTAATCTCTTCTCTACCATCTATAGAGAATAAGGCTACATTCATCCTTTTCCAATATTTGTCAGGAAGTAGTTTAGCTCCTATTCCATTACTCTGAATTCCCCATCTGACAGCTTTGACATTATCCATAACGGACATTATGAATTTAGGGTTTAGTAATGGTTCTCCACCGTAAAATATAACAACTGCTTCACTGTCTCTCTCAATCACATTCTTTAATTTACTAACATCATACTTTACTTCCCAAGGCACTGCTTCCTTTGGAAATGAACCACCACAGTAATCACAAGTTAAATTACATTTTCCAGTAGTGAGTACCAACCATAGAATTTTTACTCACCTAGATGTCTTAGTAAGCTCTTTGTCCACTCTATACCCTTGTAGTAGTCATTAACTAATATATTTTCATTAAATGAGTGTATGTTTGACGAGTAGTTATCAACACCTACACCATCAGCTATTTGATTGACGTTAAGATATCTAGCAATCATTTCCATAGGACCAGTGCCAGGGCTGTTGGGTAATACAACAGGATCTTGATTATATACTTCCTTTGCCGAACGTATAAGTGCTTTAGCGATCTCACTATTTAGGGAGGTTCTATATGGTTTCACGGAACCATGTACTATTACTTCAATTTCTGGGTCTGATATGTACCTTTTAAGTAAGCTCAGAATTTCCTGGGGATCTTGATTGGGAACTAACCTAAAATCTAATTTCACAAAGGCTAGGGAAGGGATTACAGTCTTTGAGCCTTCTCCAGTGTAACCGGAATAAATTCCATCAATATTACATGTGGGCTCTTCAACCAACTTTATCATAGAATCTCTGGGCACGTCTTGCTCAATAGCTTTAGCCAAGTACTCATCAGGAGTACGTAGATACTCCTTTTCTTCCTCACTGAGCCATACAACTCTATCATAAAAATTGGGAATTAGTACTTTACCTTTCTCGTCCCTCAACTTGTTTAATAAGTAAACTAAGTCCCATGCAGGATTACGAGCAATTGGTCCATACATTGAGTGTAAATCTTTAGGTGTTTTCTTTCTAAGCTCTACATACAATAATCCCTTAACACCTAAAACGATCTCTGGGCGTCCCTCTGGAGATCTACCTGCACCTTCCCACAGAACGTAATCTGCACTTAATATCTTAGAGTAATCCTTCAGGAAATCCTCCATATTAGGGCTTCCTATCTCTTCCTCTCCCTCATAAAACAACTTAATGTTTACCTTCAATTTGTTTTCTCTCAACAGGTCTATAATTGCCTGAAGTCTAGCCATTAGTGTCCCTTTATCATCGCCTACTCCTCTAGCAAATATTTTACCGTCCTTAATTACTGGGTTAAATGGGTCAGAATTCCATTTCTCTAATGGTTCCACTGGTTGGACATCATAATGGTTGTATATTAGGAGTGTTTTCTTGGAACCTACATTGATCTCGCCGTAAACATAAGGATTCTTAGCCTTATGTTTAATAATTTTAGCCTCTATTCTATTATATTTTAAGTAATCAACTAGAAATTTAGCACCTTCTTCTCCTCTACCTTTAGCTGATGTGGTGTCTATTTTTAGGAATTCGAACAAATCTTTTATGTAATCCACGCTTTTATTTAGCCGTTTGAGTAAATTAAATTATGCTTAAGTACTACGAGTATACGAGACACACATTATGTGAACCTCTCCTAACAATTAACATTTATAAGAAGGTAGAGGATGGAAAAGTTATAGCGCTAACCAGAATTTCAGTTTATAAAAATACTTCCGTCGTAACTTATGAGACAGACAAGTTAGACGGAGCAGAAATTTTAGAGTTAATCCCCACTGCTATAGATTCATTGATTAGAACTATTAAGAAATACTATGACTCTAAGTTTGATGATATAACAGTTCTTGGCGAGAGACAGTTAGTTGATTCGTTCCTGGAGAAATTCTATGAAGAGGAAGAGTGAGTTTTACCAAATGATGATAAAAAGCACGCGGAATTTATGACGAACCATTCATGCACTGATCATGAGTTGAGAACCTTGAGAATCAACTCATACATCTCCTTGTCATTACTTTCTATTTTTTTCAAGCTCCAAGGCTTCAAATTTTTACTTTTAACCCCTCTAACAACTGATCGTATCCACGATTCATATATCTTACTTCCTCCATGTCTTCCGTAAAAATCTACCAGTATTTTAACAACATCTTCCTCACTCAAACCCTTTACATTTACTAAATATCTGCTTGCCACGTAAAGTATAAATCTCTTCCTAGCGTCAGGCAAACCCTTCTCAAGAATTTTGTCTATCCAATCATAATTTACTTTTCTAGGTATTGGTGGAAAGGAGCCCTCAACCTGGAATATAAACTCCCCTTTTTCATTATATATCTTAGAAACTCTACCATCAAACTCTATGTATCCAGCCGGTGTATCGTCAGGGTAGTGTAAAATTATTCTCTTTCTTTTTCTATTTTCTTCCATTTCGTATTACCTACTGACACTCGTTAGTTTCATCTTAGTAGCACAAAATGAACATATTTCTCTATCTTTAGTTGTGGGTCTTCCACATATCTTACACTTACTCACTTCCTCAACTTTGGAGTATATAACTTCTAAGGGCTCTTGTATCTTGTCCGTGAAGTTTTGAACTAATAACAACATGAAACCAGGGATCTCGTCCTCCGTTTCTTCTAATTTCCTCCTAATTTTGTCTTGTGTAGCCCCACCCACTCTAAAAGTATGAGGACAGGAATCATATATGAAGGGTATATTGTTCAGTATTGCGTATGTTAATATTTCCTTCTCGTAAATAAGGAAAAGAGGTTTAACTTTCTTCACTTTATATCCTCTGGTAGGAGGTAGAACGGGCTTTAGTCTAGATAAATTATTTACATCTCCACTGAAATATCCAGAGAGGACAAATTGTGCCATATCATTAAGATTATGTCCAGTAACCACAGTATCTAATCCCTCCTCCTCAGCTATTTCCTCCATAGAATATCTCTTTACCAAGCCACAGGTACTGCATATAGGTCTTCTAATCTTAAATTTTGCCTCGTCTATTGTGAAACCGTATTTTTCCATGACATTTATTAATTTGTACTTCACTCCCAACATTTGAAAGTTTTTCAGTGCAAATTCTAAGCTCTTATCTGAATACCCCTTTCCCATATCTATACCTAAATGAATATGAATTCCGACGATCTCAAACCCTCTTTTTTGAGCCAACTTATGCATTAAATGTAGAAGTGTAGTGCTATCTTTCCCACCAGAAACTGCTACTCCAATCCTATCTGACCCATCAAACATCTTATATTTCTCAACAACTCGCTCAAATCTATTCTCTAACCATTCTGTAAAGTGTCTCGCACATAAGGATATGTTAGCGTAAGGTATTTTTATTACTGCCTCATCATCACATTTACCGCATTTCACGTTATTATAGTGGAAACAGAAAAATTTAAACTAGACTATATGTGATGTAAAACTAATGCAAGTATTGGCTGAGATACATGGAAAGACAAAGAAGGAGAAATTACTGAAGACCCTAATGAAGTTAGAAGAATATGACGGGTTTAACATACCTGACTCCCCATTAGGATACCCATCAGTAATGCCTCCAGTTATAGCCACAGTTGTTAGAAACTTATACGGAAGTGATAAGAGAATAATTATTAATCAAAGACTAGCAGACGTAAACGAACTATTTATTGTATCACTATCGTTAACCTCTAAGCTAGTAGAATTTGATGTAACTTTCACTATAGGAGACAAACCTAAAATCGGCAGAGAGGTGGGTTATATGACAAGTGAGAATGCAATAGCTCTCCTCAAGAAATATAGCCCTCTCACCAAAGCAGGAATGATAATAAGTCTAAGGAAAAGTAAAGAAGAGATAGATAAAAGACTGAAATATAACGACGCAGATTTCTATCTGGTATTAAGACTTGAGGATCCAAACCAGATAGCCAACATGAATACCTCAAAGCTAATACCATACATCATTGTTCAAACAGAAAATAATAAGCAAGCCACAGCTGAATTAGAGCAACCTGTTTTTAGTATAGAAAAAGCAATAGAGTTAATATCAGTTCTAGGAAAGCTGGGTGTCCAAGCAGTGTTAATATCGACCTTAGGAGACGTAGATGGATTAGTGAGAGTAATTAAACGCATCAGGACATAACTCAATGTCCTTTATGTACCATATCTTATTGTCTATAAGCTTAAGTAACTTTATTGTCACTTCGACTCCTTCTTCAACTGCCCTCTTGAATGCCATAGCGAATTTCTCGTCAGTCTTCCAGTTCGGGGAAAAACAGGTAGCGTCATCTCTCATGACCAGGATTAAGATTAATGACCTATAACCCTGCATTTTCAATCTTATCAGTTCTTCTAAATGCCTTTTGCCTCTCTCAGTAGGCGCATCGGGAAATAATGCTTTACCATTAACCACTAGACTACAGCCCTTTACCTCTACAAATGTGTTATCATAGTAGAAGTCTAACCTTGAGTTGTTGACCTTGACCTCTGATTTAACGTTTAAGGGAAGAAAATTTCTCGCTATTTTATTATGAATTGAACTATCTGTTACAACCCACCCTGTCCCAGAGTAGGCAGCTACAACCATGTAATTAGTTTTCTTTCCTTTATGCTCTCTTATCAAAATCCTATTGCCTGCGTATATTAATTCCTTTAGTCTTCCTGGGTCATGTAAGTGACAGAATTTTCCGGACTTGGTTACAACAACAAATCTATTTATCCTTTCTTTAACAATATCTTCAAATAATGGAGTGTCGAAATCATAAACAACAAATGATGAAGTGGTCATATCTGATCTATGAGGAGCGGTGTAGGGACTGAATTTGAGATATGACTTCAGGGAGGAATACCTCAATCCGTTCTCTTATTACTAAATCTGCATACTCGTCATATGGGGTCTCCTCTCCATTTAGAATTATTAGCCCCCCTCCGTTTCTTTTCACTATCAGGGGTATCTGGTTTGCAGGGTAAACTGTTAGTGAACTGCCTATCGCGAGCACTAGATCAGATTCGTTAGCTATTCTCATGGCTTCATATATGCCATGTACTGGCTCGCCAAATAGCACGACATCTGGTTTCAATATTCCACCACATTCGCATCTAGGGATAACTTCACCTTTTTCCACCCTCTTTAACACTTCTAGACTATCATAAGATCTAAGGCATGAGGTACAATAACTTTTCCTCATATTTCCATGAAGTTCAATCACATTCTTTGATCCAGCGACACTATGTAAACCATCCACGTTTTGAGTTACTATAGCCTTAATGAGACCCATCTTCTCAAGTTGAGCTAATGCATAATGGGCTTGATTTGGCTTAGCTTCAAATAACGATTTCATTCTTGTGGAGTAAAACTGCCAAAAGGCATCAGGATATTTTTGGAAATATTCAATGCTAGCTAACTCAGGAGAATATTTCTTCCATAAACCTTGCGGACCTCTAAAATCTGGTATACCTGAAGCCGTACTTATACCTGCTCCTGTGAAAGCTATAGCATTAACTGACGAGAGAATCATCTCAGCAACTTTTTTTGCTTCTTCCACTAGATACATTAATCCAGAGTAGTTTAAAAATGATGAGTTTACCGAGTACGGAAGCATGAAGAACCCCTTCAATCTGATTTAGAGATTTAGCCGAGGTCATTAATATAAATAAAAAAGTATATTCAAAATAAAATTTAGAGCAAGTAAAAATAATAAATTCCTTATAAAACAGTATAGTTCTATGTTGTACTTAGTTTAAATCTTTTTTAACAATTAACAGCTTTAGTTAATTGAATTAATGCCTAGAATTTACCATAATTCGTCATGACATGAATATCTAAAAGACAGGATAAGGTATAGCTATGGTTTATTTGAAATATCAAATTAAATTTTTTGATTCACAATAAGCTTGTTTAAACCTTTTTTAGTAGTTTTCTTATTTTACGTTTATTAATGAGTATATTACCCAATAGTAATTGAGTATTATGCCAAAAAACGGATTTTATGTAGCTATGTTTATAGTAACGATAATAGACATAATTCTATTTTCAATATACCCAGTGTTTAATAATGCAACTATGACTTTTGCAGGGCTTACAATGTTCTACTTCTATCAAATAATAATGCTTATAGTGAGTACTGTTCTCTTCGTGGCTGTTTCTTTAATATTTAAGAGGTGAGAAAAGTGGCAGGAATAAATGTTGATTATACAACTTTAGGAGTCTTTATAGGACTCTTTGTAGTATTTGCAATATTAGGATTTTATGGAGCCTATTGGAGAAAAGGAGACCTCTCGAAGCTCGATGAATGGGGTTTAGGAGGCAGAAGATTAGGTTGGCTATTAGTATGGTTCCTAATGGGAGCAGATCTGTACACAGCATATACTTTCATCGCAATACCCTCAGGTGTTTATGCAGGCGGAAGCTTATTCTTCTACGCTGTCCCCTATGTTGCATGGACGTTTGGAATTGCCTTATTGACAATGCCAAGACTTTGGAGTATATCGAGAAGGAGAGGATACATAACTGCAGCTGATTTTGTTAAAGATAGATTTAATAACAGATCATTATCAGTAGCAGTTGCCTTAACTGGAGCGGTTGCTGAATTACCATACATCGCATTACAGATATTTGGAATGCAAGCTGTCCTTACAGTTCTACTAATCGGACTAGGTGTAACAGGAACCTATGGAGGACTATCTGTAAGTGAATGGGCACTAATTATAGCTTTCATAGTGTTGGCTGCATTCACCATAACTAGTGGTTTAAGAGGAGCAGCCCTTACAGCTGTGTTTAAGGATATTCTTATCTGGATTACAGTATTAACTGTCATTATTGCAGTACCATTGGCTTATGGTGGGTTCTCCCATGCCTTTTCTGCCATAGAGGCAATAAAAGGAAAGGGAGCTGCTGCATACGAATTTCTCAGTCCTAGTGCCATAACAAACTATTTTACATTAGCTCTAGGGAGTGCAATGGCTCTGTACCTTTATCCGCATTCTATAAACGGTTCATTGTCAGCACAAGATACTGACAAGCTAAAGAAAAGCACATCACTACTCCCATTATATGGAGTAGGATTGGCACTATTAGCTCTGTTCGGAATACTAATTTATGCAGTGCCATCAGCTTTGAGTATAGTGGTCTCAAACAAAAACGGAGCCCTTACTGTCCCAAGTTTGATAGCTGCAACGATGCCTAGTTGGTTCGTAGGTTTAGGCTTAGTGGCAATATTCGTAGGAGGATTGGTACCAGCGGCAATAATGGCAATAGGTGCTTCAAATCTATTGACAAGAAATGTAATAGGAGAGTTCAAAAAATTGTCATCAAGGACAGAGTCTAACTTAGCTAAGATAATATCTACCGTGTTTAAATTCGCAGCCTTAGCCTTTATCTTTATTGTACAGGCTACATATGCTGTACAGCTTCAGTTATTGGGAGGAATCTTAATACTTCAAACTCTTCCTGCAGTATTCTTAGGGCTTTACACTAACAAGCTAGAAGGGTATTCTACCTTCGCAGGTTGGATTGCAGGTATAGCTTCAGGTGTCTACATGGTACTATACACTAATAACTTCGGAACTTTATCAAAGTCGTATTTAGCTACTCCTTATGGTCCAATTTACATTGGAGTCCTATCGCTGGCAATAAACATACTTGTAACAGTTATTGGAACTTTAATAGCATATGGAGTAGGCTGGAGACCGTCTCAGAAAATTAAGGCGGAAGAATTTGAATTAATATAAAAAGTTATAAAATCAAGATATTCTCCTAAGTCATTTTTTTGTCCTTAATTCAAAATAGATATTTATTTCTATGCCTGAAGAAAAACTTACGAAGTGAAGAAAGCCTTGCCCTTTTAAGGCGGGAAGGAAGTCAGAATAGACAAATGACGATGAGATACCATGGCAAAGATTAATAAAGTTACAGACAAATGTAGTAGTATGAGGTGTGATAGAATGATTAGAGATATAGATTTAGACTATTACCTTACCCTAGTTGCTCTAGGATTCTACTAAGATTCTTAATTTATTAGATAGAGTGCCTATTAGTTTAGAGTGGAATACCCATATTTTGACTTGAAGACTGCAAGAGAATTGTTACCATGGTTAAAAGAAAAACTAAAGGAGATAAAGAGAGTGAAGAGATTAGTTGAGGAGAGTTTAGTTAGGGGCGATAAAAGCTCAATATTCAAGTACACTGTTCAAGTAGACATGATTGTAAGGGAAATCACAGAGAAAGGGATTGTTCTAAGAGATCCTGATGTAGGATTAGTTGATTTTCCTGCCCTAATAAACAACAAACCAGCATACCTGTGTTGGAAACTTGATGAAGAAGATATTTTATACTGGCATTATGCTGAAGAAGGATTCAGGGGAAGAAAAAGAATATCTGGTACTGAGGACATTCTTAGTCTGACTTAGATTTAGG is drawn from Sulfolobus acidocaldarius SUSAZ and contains these coding sequences:
- a CDS encoding radical SAM protein; the encoded protein is MLWLVLTTGKCNLTCDYCGGSFPKEAVPWEVKYDVSKLKNVIERDSEAVVIFYGGEPLLNPKFIMSVMDNVKAVRWGIQSNGIGAKLLPDKYWKRMNVALFSIDGREEITDKHRGRGVYKVVTRNAKYVKEFGVETIARMAVTEDSDIYEEVMHLLSLGIFDKVHWQLNVIWSERWDFETWAYKSYLPGLRRLYEYFMSELRKGRIVQLIPFLGVISSHFFKKYRGVACGAGYESISVSTDGRILSCPIAVREKWAELGTLESFRLLDEPLPEECKSCEFKSYCGGRCLYAVKEKYWGEEGFKVVDEVTKEYLRLTLSGIEEIKELIRDNIISLSDLKYDPVMDSTEVIP
- a CDS encoding acetylornithine deacetylase encodes the protein MDYIKDLFEFLKIDTTSAKGRGEEGAKFLVDYLKYNRIEAKIIKHKAKNPYVYGEINVGSKKTLLIYNHYDVQPVEPLEKWNSDPFNPVIKDGKIFARGVGDDKGTLMARLQAIIDLLRENKLKVNIKLFYEGEEEIGSPNMEDFLKDYSKILSADYVLWEGAGRSPEGRPEIVLGVKGLLYVELRKKTPKDLHSMYGPIARNPAWDLVYLLNKLRDEKGKVLIPNFYDRVVWLSEEEKEYLRTPDEYLAKAIEQDVPRDSMIKLVEEPTCNIDGIYSGYTGEGSKTVIPSLAFVKLDFRLVPNQDPQEILSLLKRYISDPEIEVIVHGSVKPYRTSLNSEIAKALIRSAKEVYNQDPVVLPNSPGTGPMEMIARYLNVNQIADGVGVDNYSSNIHSFNENILVNDYYKGIEWTKSLLRHLGE
- a CDS encoding PP-loop family protein; translated protein: MKCGKCDDEAVIKIPYANISLCARHFTEWLENRFERVVEKYKMFDGSDRIGVAVSGGKDSTTLLHLMHKLAQKRGFEIVGIHIHLGIDMGKGYSDKSLEFALKNFQMLGVKYKLINVMEKYGFTIDEAKFKIRRPICSTCGLVKRYSMEEIAEEEGLDTVVTGHNLNDMAQFVLSGYFSGDVNNLSRLKPVLPPTRGYKVKKVKPLFLIYEKEILTYAILNNIPFIYDSCPHTFRVGGATQDKIRRKLEETEDEIPGFMLLLVQNFTDKIQEPLEVIYSKVEEVSKCKICGRPTTKDREICSFCATKMKLTSVSR
- a CDS encoding XRE family transcriptional regulator, translated to MTTSSFVVYDFDTPLFEDIVKERINRFVVVTKSGKFCHLHDPGRLKELIYAGNRILIREHKGKKTNYMVVAAYSGTGWVVTDSSIHNKIARNFLPLNVKSEVKVNNSRLDFYYDNTFVEVKGCSLVVNGKALFPDAPTERGKRHLEELIRLKMQGYRSLILILVMRDDATCFSPNWKTDEKFAMAFKRAVEEGVEVTIKLLKLIDNKIWYIKDIELCPDAFNYSH
- a CDS encoding NAD-dependent deacetylase (Modulates the activities of several enzymes which are inactive in their acetylated form); protein product: MYLVEEAKKVAEMILSSVNAIAFTGAGISTASGIPDFRGPQGLWKKYSPELASIEYFQKYPDAFWQFYSTRMKSLFEAKPNQAHYALAQLEKMGLIKAIVTQNVDGLHSVAGSKNVIELHGNMRKSYCTSCLRSYDSLEVLKRVEKGEVIPRCECGGILKPDVVLFGEPVHGIYEAMRIANESDLVLAIGSSLTVYPANQIPLIVKRNGGGLIILNGEETPYDEYADLVIRERIEVFLPEVISQIQSLHRSS
- a CDS encoding sodium:solute symporter, translated to MAGINVDYTTLGVFIGLFVVFAILGFYGAYWRKGDLSKLDEWGLGGRRLGWLLVWFLMGADLYTAYTFIAIPSGVYAGGSLFFYAVPYVAWTFGIALLTMPRLWSISRRRGYITAADFVKDRFNNRSLSVAVALTGAVAELPYIALQIFGMQAVLTVLLIGLGVTGTYGGLSVSEWALIIAFIVLAAFTITSGLRGAALTAVFKDILIWITVLTVIIAVPLAYGGFSHAFSAIEAIKGKGAAAYEFLSPSAITNYFTLALGSAMALYLYPHSINGSLSAQDTDKLKKSTSLLPLYGVGLALLALFGILIYAVPSALSIVVSNKNGALTVPSLIAATMPSWFVGLGLVAIFVGGLVPAAIMAIGASNLLTRNVIGEFKKLSSRTESNLAKIISTVFKFAALAFIFIVQATYAVQLQLLGGILILQTLPAVFLGLYTNKLEGYSTFAGWIAGIASGVYMVLYTNNFGTLSKSYLATPYGPIYIGVLSLAINILVTVIGTLIAYGVGWRPSQKIKAEEFELI